The following coding sequences lie in one Euhalothece natronophila Z-M001 genomic window:
- a CDS encoding Uma2 family endonuclease has translation MTSVISTPEIPLPPTQDELPCDDGIPMETQRHKLQMDLLLDTLQFWLDQREDGYIGGNMFIYFSTEQARNQDFRGPDFFAVLGVPKTERKSWVVWEEGKAPNVVIELLSESTKQEDKTRKKQVYQNQMRVPEYFWYDPFNPEDWAGFALEKSEYQPLEKDEKQRYISEQLGLALVQWQGSYKGVETVWLRWETLEGELLPTERELREQAETKAQQAETKAEKLANKLKELGINPDEV, from the coding sequence ATGACCTCAGTTATTTCCACCCCCGAAATTCCCTTACCACCCACCCAAGATGAATTGCCCTGTGATGATGGTATTCCCATGGAAACCCAACGCCATAAACTGCAAATGGACTTACTCCTCGATACCCTCCAATTTTGGCTTGACCAACGGGAAGATGGCTATATTGGTGGCAATATGTTTATTTATTTTAGTACCGAACAAGCTAGAAACCAAGACTTTCGCGGCCCCGATTTTTTTGCCGTGTTAGGCGTACCGAAAACGGAACGGAAAAGTTGGGTGGTTTGGGAAGAAGGAAAAGCCCCGAATGTGGTGATTGAATTATTATCAGAAAGTACCAAGCAAGAAGATAAAACGCGCAAAAAACAGGTTTATCAAAATCAAATGCGAGTGCCAGAATACTTCTGGTATGATCCGTTTAATCCTGAAGACTGGGCAGGGTTTGCTTTAGAAAAAAGTGAATATCAACCCTTAGAAAAAGATGAGAAACAACGCTATATTTCAGAACAATTAGGATTAGCCTTAGTACAATGGCAAGGAAGTTATAAAGGAGTAGAAACGGTTTGGTTGCGTTGGGAAACTTTAGAGGGAGAGTTGCTTCCTACAGAAAGAGAGTTGAGGGAACAAGCAGAAACTAAAGCTCAACAAGCAGAAACTAAAGCCGAAAAATTAGCTAACAAACTTAAAGAATTAGGAATTAACCCTGATGAAGTTTAA
- a CDS encoding Uma2 family endonuclease: MTSVISTPEIPLPPTQDELPCDDGIPMETQRHKLQMDLLLDTLQFWLDQREDGYIGGNMFIYFSTEQARNQDFRGPDFFAVLGVPKTERKSWVVWEEGKAPNVVIELLSDSTKQEDKTRKKQVYQNQMRVPEYFWYDPFNPEDWAGFSLQKSEYQPLEKDEKQRYISEQLGLAFVQWQGSYKGVETVWLRWETLEGELLPTERELREQAETKAEKLANKLKELGINPDEV, translated from the coding sequence ATGACCTCAGTTATTTCCACCCCCGAAATTCCCTTACCACCCACCCAAGACGAATTGCCCTGTGATGATGGTATTCCCATGGAAACTCAACGCCATAAACTGCAAATGGACTTACTCCTCGATACCCTCCAATTTTGGCTTGATCAACGGGAAGATGGCTATATTGGTGGCAATATGTTTATTTATTTTAGTACCGAACAAGCTAGAAACCAAGACTTTCGCGGCCCCGATTTTTTTGCCGTCTTAGGCGTACCGAAAACGGAACGGAAAAGTTGGGTGGTGTGGGAAGAAGGAAAAGCCCCAAATGTGGTGATTGAATTATTATCAGACAGTACCAAGCAAGAAGATAAAACACGCAAAAAACAGGTTTATCAAAATCAAATGCGAGTGCCAGAATACTTCTGGTATGATCCTTTTAATCCTGAAGACTGGGCAGGTTTTTCTCTGCAAAAAAGTGAATATCAGCCTTTAGAAAAAGATGAGAAACAACGCTATATTTCCGAACAATTAGGATTAGCCTTCGTACAATGGCAAGGAAGTTATAAAGGAGTAGAAACGGTTTGGCTGCGCTGGGAAACTTTAGAGGGAGAGTTGCTTCCTACCGAGAGAGAGTTGAGGGAACAAGCAGAAACTAAAGCCGAAAAATTAGCTAACAAGCTCAAAGAATTAGGAATCAACCCTGATGAAGTCTAA
- a CDS encoding Uma2 family endonuclease, producing the protein MTSVISTPEIPLPPTQDELPCDDGIPMETQRHKLQMDLLLDTLQFWLDQREHGYIGGNMFIYFSTEQARNQDFRGPDFFAVLGVPKTERKSWVVWEEGKAPNVVIELLSESTKQEDKTRKKQVYQNQMRVPEYFWYDPFNPEDWAGFALEKSEYQPLEKDEKQRYISEQLGLALVQWQGSYKGVETVWLRWETLEGELLPTERELREQAETKAQQAETKAQQAETKAEKLANKLKELGINPDEV; encoded by the coding sequence ATGACCTCAGTTATTTCCACCCCCGAAATTCCCTTACCACCTACCCAAGACGAACTCCCCTGTGATGATGGTATTCCCATGGAAACCCAACGCCATAAACTGCAAATGGATTTACTCCTCGATACCCTCCAATTTTGGCTTGACCAACGGGAACATGGCTATATTGGTGGCAATATGTTTATTTATTTTAGTACCGAACAAGCTAGAAACCAAGACTTTCGCGGTCCTGATTTTTTTGCCGTCTTAGGTGTGCCTAAAACGGAACGGAAAAGTTGGGTGGTGTGGGAAGAAGGAAAAGCCCCAAATGTGGTGATTGAATTATTATCAGAAAGTACCAAGCAAGAAGATAAAACACGCAAAAAACAGGTTTATCAAAATCAAATGCGAGTGCCAGAATACTTCTGGTATGATCCTTTTAATCCTGAAGACTGGGCAGGGTTTGCTTTAGAAAAAAGTGAATATCAACCCTTAGAAAAAGATGAAAAACAACGCTATATTTCAGAACAATTAGGATTAGCCTTAGTACAATGGCAAGGAAGTTATAAAGGAGTAGAAACGGTTTGGTTACGTTGGGAAACTTTAGAGGGAGAGTTGCTTCCTACAGAGAGAGAGTTGAGGGAACAAGCAGAAACGAAGGCTCAACAAGCAGAAACTAAAGCTCAACAAGCAGAAACTAAAGCCGAAAAACTAGCTAACAAACTCAAAGAATTAGGAATCAACCCTGATGAAGTTTAA
- a CDS encoding Rne/Rng family ribonuclease, with protein sequence MPKQIIIAEQHHTAAIFSENLIEEIVVSTGNQQIGDIFLGVVENVIPGIDAAFVNIGDAERNGFIHVTDLGPLRLKRSSGAITELVAPQQKALVQVMKEPTGNKGPRLTGNISLPGRYLVLMPYGRGVNLSRQINKESERSRLRALAILVKPAGMGLLVRTEAEGQPEEAIMEDLEALKQQWESIQQAANTASPPALLNRDDDFIQRVLRDIYTNQVNRIVVDSNAGVKRVKQQLASWNGGRIPNGVLIDHHRERQPILEYFRVNAAIREALKPRVDLPSGGYIIIEPTEALTVIDVNSGSFTRSATSRETVLWTNCEAAVEIARQLLLRKIGGVIIVDFIDMDSRQDQMKVLESFEQALKKDKARPQISQLSELGLIELTRKRQGQSLYEIFGQTCPTCGGLGHLVHLPGEQEAVAAVPVAGIPAAPRIPAKEPQEIADFTPIEAKTPETDTPLVNHPSYQESGGDNTNRRRRRRSIDVPTKGDRAEGDKSVKLKGNNGTKDSDKGSNKGDKDNKEIKTKGRSGARPPQREEPKQTVKVEMTPWEQEIYALMGLSPLVRLDEEVDPRKTRVYAVEPQEGNQEQGTTEEIDTSVNEGNGHQQEKEKSPESMVSHNSDAIETTESSSVSETSPETEAAESFAMAAENDSSQSEQQEQEPQKVVRRRRRRSSAR encoded by the coding sequence ATGCCAAAACAAATTATTATTGCCGAGCAACATCATACGGCTGCAATTTTTTCCGAAAATCTGATTGAAGAAATTGTTGTTTCTACAGGAAATCAACAAATTGGTGATATTTTTCTTGGGGTGGTAGAGAATGTCATCCCTGGAATTGATGCTGCTTTTGTCAATATTGGAGATGCAGAACGCAATGGCTTTATCCACGTTACAGATTTAGGTCCGTTGCGATTAAAACGAAGTTCTGGAGCGATTACTGAGTTAGTTGCCCCCCAACAAAAGGCTCTTGTGCAAGTGATGAAAGAGCCAACGGGAAATAAGGGCCCACGTTTAACGGGTAATATTAGCTTACCTGGACGATATTTAGTTTTAATGCCTTATGGACGGGGTGTCAATCTTTCACGACAAATTAATAAAGAGAGCGAGCGTAGTCGGCTCCGAGCCTTAGCTATTTTAGTTAAACCTGCAGGAATGGGGCTATTAGTTCGCACGGAAGCGGAAGGGCAACCGGAAGAAGCGATTATGGAGGACTTAGAGGCTCTCAAGCAGCAGTGGGAGTCTATCCAACAAGCAGCAAATACTGCTTCTCCACCAGCTCTACTCAATCGGGATGATGATTTTATTCAACGGGTATTACGAGATATTTATACTAATCAGGTCAACCGCATTGTTGTTGATTCTAACGCTGGTGTAAAACGAGTTAAACAACAATTAGCCAGTTGGAATGGAGGGCGGATTCCGAATGGTGTGTTAATTGATCATCATCGAGAAAGACAGCCAATTCTTGAATATTTCCGCGTTAATGCCGCGATTCGAGAAGCTCTAAAACCAAGAGTTGACTTGCCTTCTGGCGGTTATATTATTATTGAGCCAACAGAAGCTCTCACCGTAATTGATGTCAATTCAGGATCATTTACTCGATCAGCGACTTCTCGGGAGACGGTTCTCTGGACAAATTGTGAAGCAGCGGTAGAAATTGCTCGTCAGTTATTATTACGGAAAATTGGCGGGGTGATTATTGTTGACTTTATTGACATGGATTCCCGACAGGATCAAATGAAGGTTCTCGAATCCTTTGAACAGGCGTTGAAAAAGGATAAAGCCCGTCCACAAATTTCACAGTTATCTGAATTAGGGTTAATTGAGTTAACTCGTAAGCGACAAGGACAAAGCTTATATGAGATTTTTGGCCAAACTTGTCCCACTTGTGGTGGCTTAGGACATTTAGTTCATTTACCTGGCGAACAAGAAGCAGTTGCTGCTGTGCCTGTAGCAGGGATTCCCGCTGCCCCCAGGATTCCAGCAAAAGAACCCCAAGAAATAGCTGATTTTACCCCAATAGAAGCCAAAACTCCTGAAACTGATACTCCCTTGGTAAATCATCCCAGTTATCAAGAGTCTGGAGGAGATAATACTAACCGTCGTCGCCGTCGCCGCAGTATTGATGTGCCCACAAAAGGCGATCGCGCTGAAGGGGATAAAAGCGTCAAACTGAAAGGCAATAATGGGACGAAAGATTCTGATAAGGGATCTAATAAAGGGGATAAAGACAATAAGGAAATTAAAACTAAAGGACGCTCCGGAGCGCGACCTCCGCAACGAGAAGAACCAAAACAAACTGTCAAGGTGGAAATGACTCCTTGGGAACAAGAGATTTATGCCTTGATGGGATTATCTCCCCTCGTTCGCTTAGATGAAGAGGTGGATCCTCGTAAGACTCGTGTTTATGCAGTTGAGCCTCAAGAAGGGAATCAAGAACAAGGAACCACCGAGGAGATAGACACTAGTGTGAATGAGGGTAATGGTCATCAACAGGAAAAAGAAAAAAGCCCTGAGTCGATGGTTTCCCACAATAGTGATGCCATTGAAACAACGGAGTCATCTTCGGTCAGTGAAACTTCTCCAGAGACAGAAGCTGCTGAATCATTTGCCATGGCGGCGGAAAATGACTCCTCTCAATCAGAACAACAGGAGCAAGAACCGCAAAAAGTCGTTCGTCGTCGTCGCCGCCGTTCTTCTGCTCGTTAA
- a CDS encoding glucose-1-phosphate adenylyltransferase has protein sequence MKRVLSIILGGGAGTRLYPLTKLRAKPAVPLAGKYRLIDIPVSNCINSGLEKIYVLTQFNSASLNRHISRTYNFSGFSDGFTEVLAAQQTPENPNWFQGTADAVRKYLWLFQDWDVDEYLILSGDHLYRMEYDKFIQHHRETNADITLSVIPIDEKRASSFGLMKIDDSGRIIDFSEKPKGDALKQMRVDTTTLGLDEQQAQKMPYIASMGIYVFKKEVLNKLLQQNPEQTDFGKEIIPGAAPNHRVQAYLFNDYWEDIGTIEAFYKANLALTLQPKPPFSFYDKDAPIYTRARYLPPTKLLHCEVTESIIGEGCILKECTVGSSVIGIRTRIEQGCSVENSMIMGADFYESHIERSSGGRLDNQIPIGIGENTKIRRAIVDKNARIGKNVLIMNKDRVEEANREEEGFYIRSGIVVVLKNATIPDDTVI, from the coding sequence ATGAAAAGAGTCTTAAGTATCATTTTGGGGGGCGGCGCTGGAACCCGTCTCTATCCGTTAACCAAACTACGGGCAAAACCTGCTGTCCCGCTAGCTGGAAAGTATCGCTTGATTGATATTCCAGTGAGTAACTGTATCAACTCAGGCTTGGAAAAAATTTATGTGTTGACCCAGTTTAATTCCGCTTCCTTAAATCGCCATATTAGCCGAACCTACAACTTCTCTGGCTTTAGCGATGGTTTTACCGAAGTGTTGGCAGCCCAACAAACTCCCGAAAATCCAAATTGGTTTCAAGGTACTGCTGATGCCGTTCGTAAATACTTGTGGCTATTCCAAGACTGGGATGTGGATGAATATTTAATTCTCTCTGGTGATCATTTGTATCGCATGGAGTATGACAAGTTCATTCAGCATCATCGCGAAACCAATGCTGATATTACCCTATCTGTCATTCCTATTGACGAAAAACGAGCCAGTAGCTTTGGTTTGATGAAAATTGATGATTCTGGTCGCATCATTGATTTCAGTGAAAAGCCAAAAGGGGATGCGCTCAAACAAATGCGAGTGGATACAACCACTTTGGGGTTAGATGAGCAGCAAGCCCAAAAAATGCCCTATATTGCCTCTATGGGGATTTATGTTTTTAAGAAAGAAGTCTTGAACAAGTTATTACAGCAGAATCCTGAGCAAACTGATTTTGGGAAAGAAATTATCCCCGGGGCTGCCCCTAATCATCGAGTGCAAGCATATCTGTTTAATGACTATTGGGAAGATATTGGGACAATTGAAGCCTTCTATAAAGCGAATCTTGCCTTGACCTTACAACCGAAGCCACCCTTTAGCTTTTATGATAAGGATGCTCCCATTTATACCCGTGCGCGTTATCTTCCGCCGACAAAACTGTTGCACTGTGAAGTCACCGAGTCCATTATCGGGGAAGGTTGTATCTTGAAAGAATGCACCGTTGGCAGTTCTGTGATTGGGATTCGCACTCGCATTGAACAAGGCTGTTCTGTGGAAAATAGCATGATTATGGGGGCTGATTTCTATGAATCCCATATTGAAAGGTCTTCTGGTGGCAGACTAGATAATCAAATTCCCATTGGCATTGGGGAAAATACGAAAATCCGTCGCGCGATCGTGGATAAAAACGCCCGTATCGGCAAAAATGTCCTAATTATGAATAAAGATCGGGTAGAAGAAGCTAACCGAGAAGAAGAAGGTTTCTATATTCGCAGTGGCATTGTCGTCGTGCTAAAAAATGCGACGATTCCTGATGATACGGTCATCTAA